The Flavobacteriales bacterium genome contains the following window.
AGAACGATCTCGCTATGCTTGATCCTACAGAACTCCTGCAGCTTGGCCGGGTTATCCGAGGTCAACCAGCAGGCCTTGTGGAAGTTGAGTGGCCTGAATTCACAGCTGGCACCGTACTCGTGCTCCAATCTATACTTGATCACATCGAACTGCAGTTCGCCCACCACACCTACGATACGGGTATTGCCTATCTGCTTGACGAAGAGCTGTGCTACTCCTTCATCGGTCAGCTGCTGGATACCTTTTTCGAGTTGCTTGCTCTTCATGGGGTCCTTGTTGACCAGTTCTCTGAAGATCTCCGGTGAGAAGGAGGGGATACCTCTGAACATGAATTCTTGTCCCTCGGTCAATGTGTCGCCAATCTTGAAATTTCCCGTGTCATACAGGCCTACCACGTCCCCGGGATAGGCTTCTTCGATGAGGCTTTTGCTGCTGGCCATGAAGGTCGTAGGATTGGAGAATCGCAGTTTCTTGCTCTCGCGCACATGGTGATAGAAAGTATTGCGCTCGAACTTCCCAGAGCACACCCGCAAGAAAGCGATACGGTCCCGATGCTTGGGATCCAGATTCGCGTGGATCTTGAATACGAATCCGGAGAAATCCTTTGCGATAGGATCCACTTCTCCTTCCGTGGTCTCTCTAGGTTGTGGACGTGGAGCGATGCGGCAGAAAGTGTCCAAGAGTTCCTGTACTCCGAAATTATTGATGGCCGATCCGAAGAATATCGGAGCTACTTCTCCCGAGGTGTAGACACTCGGGTCGAATTCCTCATAGACCCCATTGATCAACTCCACATCCTCGCGGAGTTGATCGGCCAGTTGCGTACCTACCATCTCATCCAGGATGGGATCGCTCAGGTCCTTCACTACAATAGCATCCTTCTCCACCTTGGTCTTGCCGGCTGCGAATAGTTTGACCGAAGAGTCATACAGATTGTAGATGCCCTTGAAGGTAGCGCCCACGCCAATGGGCCAGGAGAGGGGGCGTACTTTGATATTGAGTTGAGTCTCCAGTTCGTCCACCAGGTCAAAGGCATCTTTACCTTCCAGGTCCATCTTATTGGCGAAGATCATCACCGGTGTCTTGCGCATGGTGCACACTTCCATGAGGCGCTCGGTCTGCGCCTCCACACCCTTCACCGTATCCACG
Protein-coding sequences here:
- a CDS encoding peptide chain release factor 3 — protein: MSLTEEIEKRKTFAIISHPDAGKTTLTEKFLLYGGAIQTAGAVKSNKIKKTATSDFMEIEKQRGISVATSVMGFEYQGLHINILDTPGHRDFAEDTYRTLTAVDSVILVVDTVKGVEAQTERLMEVCTMRKTPVMIFANKMDLEGKDAFDLVDELETQLNIKVRPLSWPIGVGATFKGIYNLYDSSVKLFAAGKTKVEKDAIVVKDLSDPILDEMVGTQLADQLREDVELINGVYEEFDPSVYTSGEVAPIFFGSAINNFGVQELLDTFCRIAPRPQPRETTEGEVDPIAKDFSGFVFKIHANLDPKHRDRIAFLRVCSGKFERNTFYHHVRESKKLRFSNPTTFMASSKSLIEEAYPGDVVGLYDTGNFKIGDTLTEGQEFMFRGIPSFSPEIFRELVNKDPMKSKQLEKGIQQLTDEGVAQLFVKQIGNTRIVGVVGELQFDVIKYRLEHEYGASCEFRPLNFHKACWLTSDNPAKLQEFCRIKHSEIVLDKDGNYVYLAPSAWMLNLEKENNPDIEFHLTSEFKTRNEMA